Sequence from the bacterium genome:
CCCCCGGCCACGCAAACATGAATCCGGTGCCGTTTCAAGTGCGCGTTCTGCTGGACGCGCTCGCGAATGTCCGATAAGTCATCAAGAGTGACCATGCAGCACCTCGTCAAGTTTCGCCAGTAACTCTTCCTTGGTAAGTGGACCGACATCCACTCCGTCTATCGCCGCGATCGGAGCCAGACCACACGTCCCGACGCAACAGGCTGACTGCAAAGTGAATTCACCGTCGGCAGTCGTCTCCTCCAGACCAATGCCGTATCGCTCTTGCATCGCCTTCAGCAACGCCGGCGCGCCTTTAATGTAGCACGCCGTCCCCGTGCATAGGACGCACGAGTGCTTGCCGGGCGGCTTTAACGTGAAAAATTGATAAAACGTCGCCACGCCATAAACCTTGCTTAACGGCAAGTTCAGCGATTTAGCGACATAGGCCAATGCCGTCCGATCGAGATAGCCTTGAGCATGCTGCACTGCGTGCAGCGACTCGATTAAGGCATGCTCGCTGCGTCCGTGCAAGCGCATGACCGCTTGCACTGCATTCCAACGTTTGTCGTCGGTCGGCGGGTCGGGTAGTTTGAAGTGAGAACTCATTGAACGGCTGATTATTTAATGACACTTGCGACTGCATTCTGAATGCAGCCGCATCGCGTGCGTCGTAACGCACATGATAATCGCAAAATATTGTGAAATTTTTCACAATCTACAAGCCCGCACCACGCTTGTGTAACTTGCTCACGAACGGACATGCGCAACGAAAACAATTTCTTAAATTCAGACCTGCGGGAGCATATTCCTTTTCCCTCCTGTTTTGTGAGACTCTTAGGCACGATGGCCCCCGTTTTTCCGCGCCCCTTCCCTTCACCTGCGGACATGCTCTTCAACAAATGTTGACGTTTCACAGCGAGGCATTCCAATTCCTGAGATTGCGACAATATCACACCAAACCTCGACCCTAAAGAACGCTCAAAACAATCAGGAACAACACAATGAGCGGGCTCATGTGCCCGTCTGCCGGTACCACGCGCCCGCAAAACGTCGTGCGGCGCCCACCGACATTTTTTTTGGCTCAATAGCCGATTATTGAATCCGTTGTTACTTTGTTGTAGGTTGTAAATGGTCGGTTGCCTTCGTACGCTCACTCTTCACGCATTAACAGGTCTGCAATCATGAAACTCCTCTCCCGACTTTGTCCGGTCATCGCACTCGTGCTCCTGACCGTCGGTGCCCGTGCGGCGGAATTCTCCCCATCCCTCGATTACTTGCTGTCGCAAGCCGCCACCGGTGAACACCTGAGCGCCATCATTATCCTCGAGAGCCCCGTGGATATCCAGACGCTGGATATGCAGTTGCACGTCCGCAAAGCGTCGCTCGCCGAACGGCATCGCGAGGTCCTGTCCGCGCTGAAATACAATGCCGACCAGACACAGCCCGCCTTCCGTGCCGAGCTCGAAGCCGCGCAATCTGCCGGAACCGTCAAAGGATTCACCGCCTACTGGATCGAAAACCTGTTCGTCGTGTCCGCCACCAGTGATTTCCTGCTCTCGCTGCGCGCGCGCGGCGATATCAAATATGTGACACAGAACTTCACGCCTGAAACGATTGAGCCGATCCGAACCGACGGCACCCGACCCGAGCGCAATCCGCTTGACGCTGAATTCACAACGCCCGGTCAAGATGCCATCCGTGCCACCGAAGTCAATCGCACACTCGGAATTACCGGCCAAGGCGTTCTCGTCGCAAATTGCGACACCGGTGTAGACGGGGCACACCCCGCGCTCGCCTCGCGCTGGCGCGGCAACTTTGCGCCCGCCGCCGAATGCTGGCGCGATGCCGTCGGCTTCGGAGATGCCACTCCGCAAGACTATTACGGCCACGGTACGCATGTTATGGGCACCATCTGCGGCCGCGAGTTTGAAGCTGACGGCGATACTAATACGGTCGGCAGCGCCCCCGACGCCCTCTGGATCGCGTCCAACTCCATCAATCAGGGCGTCGGACTCGATTTCGATAACGATATCATTGCCGACTATCAGTGGTTTGCAGACCC
This genomic interval carries:
- a CDS encoding NAD(P)H-dependent oxidoreductase subunit E; amino-acid sequence: MSSHFKLPDPPTDDKRWNAVQAVMRLHGRSEHALIESLHAVQHAQGYLDRTALAYVAKSLNLPLSKVYGVATFYQFFTLKPPGKHSCVLCTGTACYIKGAPALLKAMQERYGIGLEETTADGEFTLQSACCVGTCGLAPIAAIDGVDVGPLTKEELLAKLDEVLHGHS